The region GCCGGCGCTCCCACCGGGCCGCGAACTCCGCGCCCACCGTCGTGGCCAGCCGTTCGGCGAACGCGTCCACCACCGCGTCCCCGCGGCGCAGCTCGTGCAGGTCGACGACGTACTCGTCGGCGACGCCGGACCAGTCCGGGTAGACCGCGCGGGCCCGCTCGTCGGTGAAGACGAACCACAGCAGGTTGGGCTCGTCCTGGTCGAGGACGCCGGTCGGCCGCATGAGCCGGGCGTAGCCGTCGGTCCAGGCGAGCAGGTCGGACAGGTGGTTGACCACGAAGCACGGCGCGGGCTCCAACTGCCGCAGGATGGCCCGCACCTCGCGGCGCACCACCCGGGACGTGCGGCGCTCGCGCGGGCACAGCTCCGCGCCGTTGCTGAACGCGGCCAGGCTGTTGAGGAACCCGATGTCCTCCTCGCCGAGGTTCAGCGCCTCGGCGATCGCCGAGAGCACCTTGGCCGACGGCCTGGTGTCGCGGCCCTGCTCGATCCTGGCCAGGTACTCCACGCTGATCCCGGCCAACGTGGCCAGCTCGGCTCTGCGGAGCCCCGGGGTGCGCCTGCGGGCGCCAGTGGGCAGGCCGACCTGGGCAGGCGTCACGGCTTCACGGCGACTGCGCAGGAAGGCCCCCAGTTCGCCTTCCATCATGCCGCCAGTCTGCCACCCCGGGCCGGGTCCGGCCACGGCTGTGCGTGGCCCTG is a window of Saccharothrix espanaensis DSM 44229 DNA encoding:
- a CDS encoding helix-turn-helix domain-containing protein gives rise to the protein MMEGELGAFLRSRREAVTPAQVGLPTGARRRTPGLRRAELATLAGISVEYLARIEQGRDTRPSAKVLSAIAEALNLGEEDIGFLNSLAAFSNGAELCPRERRTSRVVRREVRAILRQLEPAPCFVVNHLSDLLAWTDGYARLMRPTGVLDQDEPNLLWFVFTDERARAVYPDWSGVADEYVVDLHELRRGDAVVDAFAERLATTVGAEFAARWERRPLGGRPADREMTHPDIGTVRLSFETMQLADPDQRLVVLLPADAATEAKLNRLNVNQVGLRAVGSG